In Anopheles arabiensis isolate DONGOLA chromosome 2, AaraD3, whole genome shotgun sequence, the genomic window GTGCCGAAGCCACCGAACCCGGTGGCCGTGCTTGCTTGTGGCTGGCTCGCTCCAAGCCCACCGAAGAACGATGGGGCGGAGGTGGTCGCTATCGAACTGCCGAATGGTTGTGCGGTCGCGCCGAACCCACCGAACGCTGGAGCACTCGTGCTGGTGGCAGTGGTGGCTCCAAATCCTCCGAATCCGGTACCAGCGGTCGATGTGGCCGTACCGAATCCACCGAACGCGGGTGTTGCCGCTGTAGCAGTGTTGGTGCCGAACCCGAACGTCGGTGCCGAACTGGCGGGGGTCGCTCCGAATGCCGTCGTCGTTCCACCGGTGGCCCCGCCGAATCCTAGCGTTCCGAAGGCGCCGGTGCCGGTGGTTGCCGTTCCGGGCGCGGCACCGAATGCGGGAGCAGCGGCCGCCGTTGCACCGAACGCGGACGTGGCTGCCGGCTGACCGAAGGCGGACGTTGCACCGGTGGCGGCGGGTGCACCGAAAGCCGGAGTCGACGTTTGTCCACCAAATGAGAAATTGCCAAAAGCCGCtagcgaaagaaaacaaagaaatggaaagaaagacGAAAAACCGATAAAGTTAATAGGATTAGCTGGGTTTGTACTTTGGTACGCTCGTGTTGGACAGCGAGCACAAGCGTATCACGCCGGACACGTGCAGTACCCGTGGACGTGATGGAACAACTCGACCACAAGACGAGCCGCCAGTTCGTATGGCCACGCGATGGTAGGCATGTGCTTCCGGCATGTGCAACTCCTTCGTCGGAAGGCAGAGCTTTGTTTTGAGTGAGGTTTGATTGccaattgcaaacaaaaagtggAATATTATAGAATAAATCAAGCAAAACATTACAAATAACAGTGCGTCGTCGTCTTCAAGTAAAAATGTGTCCCGTTCTAAGAATTTCCAATATAAATCACAAGCACCGGATGGTATTATGCTAAAGGACCGTATCGTACCCGTCCTTGGCTTAAAAATGTCTTCCTTCAGCGTGGAAAGAACGAACATTCTCGCTTGTAGCCGTAGCCAGATTGTTGCCGACCTGAATACTTTGACTACATATTGAACAGTAAATCGGTCAACTATCAGACGGTGCGCTGCAAAACGGGGAGCGCACTAATTGGATTGCGCGTTTCGTTGTTTATCGAGCAGGACATAAGCATCCCTGGTCAGGTGGCGGCCCCCACCCTCAGGATGTCAAGGAGGCTTTTCAACACAGTGGCGCAATAGTGGTGCTCCCCTCCCAGGTTGCTCCCTTGGATGGAATGACCACGCTTGGCCAAACAATCGGCAATCAGTGGCTTCAGTTAGTGATAGTGTTCGGAAGCGGAAACACTGCGGGTTTCGTTTTAGTGCTTTCCAATAAGTGTCACTGGCTCCCGACAGGGCTCAGGCGTTTTCGGTAGAGAATGTTTGCTTTCTCTTCTACGAAGAGGGTAGCACTGGTTTTGTGCCGTAGTTTgtgcttcttttgttttcatctCTTGCGTGTTGCTTTTTAACTAGTAAAGCAACGTTTTAACGACCTCTTCAAGTGcccgatacacacacacatacacacacaccagcgtaTAGTGGAATGTGCTTTTATGCTGTGTTTTAACCAAAAGCCAACAGAACAAGTGGAAAGGGGAATCGCGATCGTTCCTGCCTGTTGACCATGTACATTAAATCTGGCCACCGTTTTCTCAGCGATAAAGGTCAAATAATTTTCCCCGGACCACCGACCCGTTCGCCTGCGCTGTACTATCAGACGAGCACCGTGCCCGCGACCACAACCAGCACGACGACCACGATGGCTACCCCGCCCGGAGGTGTTAGTGATGAGAATGGAAACTACATAGGTAGCTTTCGCACGAGAATGGAGCATTTTCGAGAGAGTTTAAgtgttttcctttgttttgcttcgcttGCAGTACCCGACATGTGGCAGAGCAAATCGACTACCGGATCGGACATGCTGTCGGATAAGATACAGATGTTCTACATCTACATCACCGTCACGATTACGTCCGTCTTCATTATAGTTGTGCTCGGGATTTTCGGCTACATGTGCTACAAAAGGTAAGAACAGTTGCGTTTGTTGTTAAAGTGATAAAAAAGCCCTAATTGCGGGaatgttccttttttcctgctaCTATCACAGGAAAGGATTCCAAAACATCGATGGCCCACAGTCGCCCATCGAAACTACGCGGCGAAGAAGCAGCACCCACCGATCCACTCGAAGGTACTCGCGTAACATGTCGAAGGAGAGGGAAGCCGCCGCTTCCGCTACT contains:
- the LOC120893678 gene encoding uncharacterized protein LOC120893678; translation: MYIKSGHRFLSDKGQIIFPGPPTRSPALYYQTSTVPATTTSTTTTMATPPGGVSDENGNYIVPDMWQSKSTTGSDMLSDKIQMFYIYITVTITSVFIIVVLGIFGYMCYKRKGFQNIDGPQSPIETTRRRSSTHRSTRRYSRNMSKEREAAASATTTEDNPGQTLLR